One Sus scrofa isolate TJ Tabasco breed Duroc chromosome 1, Sscrofa11.1, whole genome shotgun sequence DNA segment encodes these proteins:
- the LOC100525024 gene encoding protein FAM205A-like isoform X2 codes for MLSPTFVLWDLGYPLYTYGSIFIIILIIWQVKRSYHGLMVEPKRSCCRRHRRVKQRARDAASRARRLSRKEAEKPWELLSVMRSQDWLPQEGSVRQLLCADPCCKICNATALEIQQLMVGENTLTSPISRRPPQGSSCLEVLSASNVSFEQSLEHHSPHSKDLSLPSATLTVSQKSLIQSAARSASTVSIHDYDYCAEHLKKRQGFQVPDVPRVPETMFSSRPEEPRVSVNLQEMIQSNLNLVYGNQGQQPLNSQVSLLTLNREITTLTHPVALHMVTVLPAHLPFLSPEVLRLLEVHVKKLMHFQRWGLPRRVEESLRQLMPNPPLFYQPIHNQPVSFIQNDTSQLSVEKFGTISYQNWGSCMAGQPTQAFWVSEWSILDPEQRYYYQQIPNHMALALSSPSLKELSGLYLMSRQQANDSVGHVQPKYSQLFCGLPSLHSESLVDTFLDSQGLSMNETMSKSPLKDPFLFKELSLFPLLPKTPHQSAPLSSLSSQNWILPSDHQQSQINVPFLTLDECEALEWHLLQRQIQLQWNLPGVFQRDQRTQSPVQYKPCDKAQSSETVKTSCPGQPSSDLTKELLFPQHARRLLEFHLQRQLIHHRWGLPQKIQQSMQLLLPPANQQTVSWRSSALGSVNVPQPASLEATGADDPFSPTLDLVSDPMPHLFDQAKAVLQSHIDSKCRQIDQGNVPSCVYSSWECIIPGHLKKTSFTCIPESKSLELQAATDLDLEQKFITWMPVALDHQQQASPDAVIEHSKLPLALSKGTIEKLETTLRHKYLAFLSGLPALYYVALSRAMAPAVTSQAVITEMVPEPVELPAEPLIQVTSPEEQGLSSGPGFQDASEACADIADESQAEVQVDGTTETVPIESQTEPARLYSLGEPILAKLNFHVRKKILEIQLGIPIKARESREQTVAIPENICTQESLGSLNNQGKTLLQELPIPPDMPCAPDPEWLHFKEQLATELKAVHQKHKQLSSSLVPHDAVHWASKISQPSGDMTESQVLCVQLEASVSSPSLEEPWSPEPQSPDKKKDSAHSPTLAEKIEEKGKPKLSGDHGEGDAGFSLSSTREKSQSAEAQRPERMLLNRTPCSPWRRRHCIHLDAPCQPSPQHHPQLKLPELSPRDPGGKGSEKNDRQDNQTKLNGILKPAKVYKNAQPKVPQVSQGQPFLGQLILDKPLQGQTLQGHILQRQMMPGHTHKRPSLPESGLRNKMKSFLHRINPKTKGKGNEESMPSTSKKVPNTRKENMEKNLAPAKSPKGRTKAEKTRGGPKPQFPPTEKQVGLAFLDVSHYPDHKLWHHSHSHQLYSASVLGIPRHCPRHCPRVARATQPGNPPNTQLSPQRETLACSRRPSAVRRLCSLSNICIP; via the exons ATGCTGAGCCCAACTTTTGTTTTGTGGGATTTGGGGTATCCCTTATATACCTATGGCTCTATCTTCATTATTATCCTTATTATCTGGCAAGTTAAAAGGAGTTACCATGGATTAATGGTGGAACCTAAAAGGAGCTGCTGCCGG CGTCACCGGAGAGTCAAACAAAGGGCTAGAGATGCAGCATCAAGAG CTAGGAGACTTTCCCGGAAAGAAGCTGAGAAGCCGTGGGAGCTGCTCTCTGTCATGAGAAG CCAGGACTGGCTTCCTCAGGAGGGGAGTGTGCGGCAGCTCCTGTGTGCAGATCCCTGCTGCAAAATCTGCAATGCCACAGCTCTGGAGATTCAGCAGTTGATGGTGGGTGAGAACACCCTAACCTCCCCCATATCAAGGCGGCCACCACAAGGCTCTTCTTGCCTAGAGGTTTTGTCCGCATCTAATGTGTCTTTTGAGCAGAGTCTGGAGCATCATTCCCCACACTCCAAAGACCTTTCACTTCCATCTGCAACCCTCACAGTGTCACAGAAATCCTTAATCCAGTCAGCTGCCCGGTCAGCTAGTACAGTTAGCATCCACGATTATGATTACTGTGCTGAACACCTCAAGAAAAGGCAGGGATTTCAAGTGCCAGATGTGCCAAGGGTCCCAGAGACTATGTTTTCTTCAAGGCCTGAGGAGCCTAGGGTTTCAGTGAACCTGCAGGAGATGATACAGAGCAACCTCAACCTTGTCTATGGGAACCAAGGCCAGCAGCCCTTGAATTCTCAGGTCTCTCTTCTGACCCTGAACCGAGAAATCACTACCCTGACACATCCTGTGGCCTTGCATATGGTCACTGTCCTCCCTGCTCACCTGCCATTCCTGAGTCCTGAAGTCCTAAGGCTTCTTGAGGTACATGTGAAGAAACTGATGCATTTCCAGAGGTGGGGACTCCCCAGACGTGTAGAAGAGTCCCTGAGGCAGCTTATGCCAAATCCACCATTATTTTACCAACCTATACATAACCAACCAGTTTCTTTCATCCAGAATGATACTTCTCAGTTGTCTGTTGAGAAATTTGGGACCATTTCATACCAGAACTGGGGTTCATGTATGGCCGGCCAGCCTACCCAGGCCTTCTGGGTTTCTGAATGGTCCATTTTGGACCCAGAACAAAGATATTACTACCAGCAAATCCCAAATCATATGGCTCTAGCCTTGTCTTCTCCATCCCTTAAAGAATTAAGTGGCCTCTATCTAATGTCTAGGCAGCAGGCTAATGACTCAGTGGGCCATGTGCAGCCAAAATACAGCCAGCTATTCTGTGGCCTCCCTTCTCTGCACAGTGAGTCCTTGGTTGACACCTTCTTGGATTCTCAAGGCCTCTCCATGAATGAGACAATGTCCAAGTCCCCCTTGAAGGATCCTTTTCTCTTCAAGgagctctctctcttccctctgctaCCTAAAACTCCACACCAGTCAGCTCCgctctcttctctgtcttcccAAAATTGGATTCTTCCATCTGATCATCAACAATCTCAGATTAATGTCCCATTTCTGACTCTGGATGAGTGTGAAGCCTTGGAGTGGCATCTGCTGCAGAGGCAGATCCAGCTTCAGTGGAACTTGCCAGGTGTTTTCCAGAGAGATCAGCGCACTCAGAGCCCTGTGCAGTATAAGCCCTGTGACAAAGCCCAGTCTTCTGAGACTGTGAAAACTTCCTGTCCAGGGCAGCCCAGCTCAGACCTCACAAAGGAACTACTCTTCCCACAGCATGCGAGGAGGCTGCTGGAATTCCACCTTCAGAGACAGTTGATTCACCACCGCTGGGGTCTGCCCCAGAAGATCCAGCAGTCCATGCAGTTGCTCTTGCCTCCAGCTAACCAGCAGACTGTGTCCTGGAGAAGCTCAGCCCTAGGCAGTGTGAATGTCCCCCAACCTGCATCTCTAGAGGCCACTGGGGCTGATGACCCATTCTCACCAACTTTGGACCTGGTATCAGATCCCATGCCACACTTGTTTGACCAGGCCAAGGCAGTATTGCAAAGCCATATAGACTCCAAGTGTAGGCAGATTGACCAGGGCAATGTCCCTTCTTGTGTCTATAGCTCCTGGGAGTGCATAATTCCTGGGCACCTAAAAAAGACTTCCTTCACTTGTATCCCAGAAAGCAAGTCCCTGGAACTACAGGCAGCAACTGACTTGGACTTAGAGCAAAAATTTATAACCTGGATGCCAGTGGCCCTTGATCATCAGCAACAAGCCTCACCAGATGCTGTCATTGAACATTCTAAGCTGCCTCTAGCCCTTTCCAAGGGAACCATTGAGAAACTGGAGACAACTTTACGGCATAAGTATCTGGCCTTTTTGTCAGGGCTGCCTGCTCTTTATTATGTGGCTCTCTCTAGGGCCATGGCCCCAGCAGTCACTTCTCAAGCTGTGATCACAGAGATGGTGCCTGAGCCTGTTGAACTCCCAGCAGAACCTCTGATTCAGGTGACCTCACCTGAGGAGCAAGGACTAAGTTCTGGGCCAGGCTTTCAAGATGCCAGTGAGGCTTGTGCAGACATTGCAGATGAATCCCAGGCTGAAGTGCAAGTAGATGGAACAACTGAGACGGTGCCTATAGAAAGCCAGACAGAGCCTGCAAGGCTTTACTCACTTGGGGAGCCCATCTTGGCCAAATTAAATTTCCATGTGAGAAAGAAGATCCTAGAGATAcaactgggaattcccataaagGCAAGGGAGTCCAGGGAACAAACTGTAGCAATTCCAGAGAACATATGCACACAGGAGTCTCTTGGGAGTCTAAACAACCAAGGCAAAACACTGctccaggaactccccattccacCAGATATGCCATGTGCCCCAGATCCAGAATGGCTCCATTTCAAAGAACAGCTGGCCACTGAGTTGAAGGCAGTTCATCAGAAACACAAGCAACTTAGTTCTAGTTTAGTGCCCCATGATGCTGTCCACTGGGCTTCTAAGATATCACAACCCAGTGGGGACATGACAGAATCCCAGGTGCTCTGTGTTCAGCTGGAGGCCAGTGTGAGCAGTCCCAGCCTAGAGGAACCCTGGAGCCCTGAGCCCCAGAGCCCTGACAAGAAAAAGGACTCAGCCCACAGCCCCACACTGGCAGAAAAGatagaagagaaaggcaaaccCAAATTGTCAGGGGACCATGGAGAAGGGGATGCTGGATTTTCACTCTCCTCCACTAGAGAAAAAAGCCAGTCTGCTGAAGCCCAGAGGCCAGAAAGAATGCTTTTGAACAGGACTCCCTGCAGCCCATGGCGACGGAGACATTGCATTCACCTTGACGCTCCCTGTCAACCCAGTCCCCAGCATCACCCTCAGCTTAAACTCCCAGAACTATCTCCTAGAGACCCTGGGGGGAAAGGCTCTGAGAAGAATGACCGGCAAGACAATCAAACCAAACTCAATGGCATCCTCAAACCAGCAAAAGTTTATAAGAATGCCCAGCCTAAGGTGCCCCAGGTGTCACAGGGCCAGCCTTTTCTGGGCCAGCTCATTTTGGATAAGCCATTGCAGGGCCAAACTTTACAAGGTCACATTTTGCAGAGGCAGATGATGCCAGGCCATACTCACAAGAGGCCCAGCCTTCCAGAATCtggtttaagaaataaaatgaaatcttttctgCACCGTATTAACCCCAAGACAAAAGGCAAAGGAAACGAGGAATCCATGCCTTCCACATCCAAGAAAGTGCCCAACaccaggaaagaaaatatggaaaagaactTGGCTCCAGCCAAAAGTCCCAAGGGTCGAACTAAGGCAGAGAAGACAAGAGGAGGGCCCAAGCCCCAGTTTCCCCCCACTGAGAAGCAAGTGGGCCTGGCCTTCTTGGATGTTTCCCATTACCCAGACCATAAGCTCTGGCACCACTCCCACTCCCATCAACTCTACTCTGCCTCAGTCCTAGGCATTCCCCGCCACTGTCCTCGGCACTGTCCTCGAGTGGCTCGTGCTACCCAACCAGGGAACCCCCCTAACACTCAACTCTCACCTCAGAGGGAAACATTGGCCTGCTCAAGAAGACCCAGTGCAGTCAGAAGACTTTGTAGTCTTTCCAACATCTGCATCCCTTGA
- the LOC100525024 gene encoding protein FAM205A-like isoform X1 yields the protein MILSHSQCGCEGQMRLGPGEHLIHVSEHCLWSLQSPLPRRPSACCRKFPNPLPLHVTLSPGFSARRLSRKEAEKPWELLSVMRSQDWLPQEGSVRQLLCADPCCKICNATALEIQQLMVGENTLTSPISRRPPQGSSCLEVLSASNVSFEQSLEHHSPHSKDLSLPSATLTVSQKSLIQSAARSASTVSIHDYDYCAEHLKKRQGFQVPDVPRVPETMFSSRPEEPRVSVNLQEMIQSNLNLVYGNQGQQPLNSQVSLLTLNREITTLTHPVALHMVTVLPAHLPFLSPEVLRLLEVHVKKLMHFQRWGLPRRVEESLRQLMPNPPLFYQPIHNQPVSFIQNDTSQLSVEKFGTISYQNWGSCMAGQPTQAFWVSEWSILDPEQRYYYQQIPNHMALALSSPSLKELSGLYLMSRQQANDSVGHVQPKYSQLFCGLPSLHSESLVDTFLDSQGLSMNETMSKSPLKDPFLFKELSLFPLLPKTPHQSAPLSSLSSQNWILPSDHQQSQINVPFLTLDECEALEWHLLQRQIQLQWNLPGVFQRDQRTQSPVQYKPCDKAQSSETVKTSCPGQPSSDLTKELLFPQHARRLLEFHLQRQLIHHRWGLPQKIQQSMQLLLPPANQQTVSWRSSALGSVNVPQPASLEATGADDPFSPTLDLVSDPMPHLFDQAKAVLQSHIDSKCRQIDQGNVPSCVYSSWECIIPGHLKKTSFTCIPESKSLELQAATDLDLEQKFITWMPVALDHQQQASPDAVIEHSKLPLALSKGTIEKLETTLRHKYLAFLSGLPALYYVALSRAMAPAVTSQAVITEMVPEPVELPAEPLIQVTSPEEQGLSSGPGFQDASEACADIADESQAEVQVDGTTETVPIESQTEPARLYSLGEPILAKLNFHVRKKILEIQLGIPIKARESREQTVAIPENICTQESLGSLNNQGKTLLQELPIPPDMPCAPDPEWLHFKEQLATELKAVHQKHKQLSSSLVPHDAVHWASKISQPSGDMTESQVLCVQLEASVSSPSLEEPWSPEPQSPDKKKDSAHSPTLAEKIEEKGKPKLSGDHGEGDAGFSLSSTREKSQSAEAQRPERMLLNRTPCSPWRRRHCIHLDAPCQPSPQHHPQLKLPELSPRDPGGKGSEKNDRQDNQTKLNGILKPAKVYKNAQPKVPQVSQGQPFLGQLILDKPLQGQTLQGHILQRQMMPGHTHKRPSLPESGLRNKMKSFLHRINPKTKGKGNEESMPSTSKKVPNTRKENMEKNLAPAKSPKGRTKAEKTRGGPKPQFPPTEKQVGLAFLDVSHYPDHKLWHHSHSHQLYSASVLGIPRHCPRHCPRVARATQPGNPPNTQLSPQRETLACSRRPSAVRRLCSLSNICIP from the exons ATGATCCTGTCTCACTCACAGTGTGGTTGTGAAGGTCAAATGAGATTAGGCCCAGGAGAGCACCTGATACATGTCTCAGAGCACTGTCTGTGGAGTTTGCAGTCTCCTCTCCCTCGAAGGCCTTCAGCTTGCTGCAGGAAGTTCCCGAACCCTCTCCCGTTGCATGTAACACTGTCTCCTGGTTTCTCAGCTAGGAGACTTTCCCGGAAAGAAGCTGAGAAGCCGTGGGAGCTGCTCTCTGTCATGAGAAG CCAGGACTGGCTTCCTCAGGAGGGGAGTGTGCGGCAGCTCCTGTGTGCAGATCCCTGCTGCAAAATCTGCAATGCCACAGCTCTGGAGATTCAGCAGTTGATGGTGGGTGAGAACACCCTAACCTCCCCCATATCAAGGCGGCCACCACAAGGCTCTTCTTGCCTAGAGGTTTTGTCCGCATCTAATGTGTCTTTTGAGCAGAGTCTGGAGCATCATTCCCCACACTCCAAAGACCTTTCACTTCCATCTGCAACCCTCACAGTGTCACAGAAATCCTTAATCCAGTCAGCTGCCCGGTCAGCTAGTACAGTTAGCATCCACGATTATGATTACTGTGCTGAACACCTCAAGAAAAGGCAGGGATTTCAAGTGCCAGATGTGCCAAGGGTCCCAGAGACTATGTTTTCTTCAAGGCCTGAGGAGCCTAGGGTTTCAGTGAACCTGCAGGAGATGATACAGAGCAACCTCAACCTTGTCTATGGGAACCAAGGCCAGCAGCCCTTGAATTCTCAGGTCTCTCTTCTGACCCTGAACCGAGAAATCACTACCCTGACACATCCTGTGGCCTTGCATATGGTCACTGTCCTCCCTGCTCACCTGCCATTCCTGAGTCCTGAAGTCCTAAGGCTTCTTGAGGTACATGTGAAGAAACTGATGCATTTCCAGAGGTGGGGACTCCCCAGACGTGTAGAAGAGTCCCTGAGGCAGCTTATGCCAAATCCACCATTATTTTACCAACCTATACATAACCAACCAGTTTCTTTCATCCAGAATGATACTTCTCAGTTGTCTGTTGAGAAATTTGGGACCATTTCATACCAGAACTGGGGTTCATGTATGGCCGGCCAGCCTACCCAGGCCTTCTGGGTTTCTGAATGGTCCATTTTGGACCCAGAACAAAGATATTACTACCAGCAAATCCCAAATCATATGGCTCTAGCCTTGTCTTCTCCATCCCTTAAAGAATTAAGTGGCCTCTATCTAATGTCTAGGCAGCAGGCTAATGACTCAGTGGGCCATGTGCAGCCAAAATACAGCCAGCTATTCTGTGGCCTCCCTTCTCTGCACAGTGAGTCCTTGGTTGACACCTTCTTGGATTCTCAAGGCCTCTCCATGAATGAGACAATGTCCAAGTCCCCCTTGAAGGATCCTTTTCTCTTCAAGgagctctctctcttccctctgctaCCTAAAACTCCACACCAGTCAGCTCCgctctcttctctgtcttcccAAAATTGGATTCTTCCATCTGATCATCAACAATCTCAGATTAATGTCCCATTTCTGACTCTGGATGAGTGTGAAGCCTTGGAGTGGCATCTGCTGCAGAGGCAGATCCAGCTTCAGTGGAACTTGCCAGGTGTTTTCCAGAGAGATCAGCGCACTCAGAGCCCTGTGCAGTATAAGCCCTGTGACAAAGCCCAGTCTTCTGAGACTGTGAAAACTTCCTGTCCAGGGCAGCCCAGCTCAGACCTCACAAAGGAACTACTCTTCCCACAGCATGCGAGGAGGCTGCTGGAATTCCACCTTCAGAGACAGTTGATTCACCACCGCTGGGGTCTGCCCCAGAAGATCCAGCAGTCCATGCAGTTGCTCTTGCCTCCAGCTAACCAGCAGACTGTGTCCTGGAGAAGCTCAGCCCTAGGCAGTGTGAATGTCCCCCAACCTGCATCTCTAGAGGCCACTGGGGCTGATGACCCATTCTCACCAACTTTGGACCTGGTATCAGATCCCATGCCACACTTGTTTGACCAGGCCAAGGCAGTATTGCAAAGCCATATAGACTCCAAGTGTAGGCAGATTGACCAGGGCAATGTCCCTTCTTGTGTCTATAGCTCCTGGGAGTGCATAATTCCTGGGCACCTAAAAAAGACTTCCTTCACTTGTATCCCAGAAAGCAAGTCCCTGGAACTACAGGCAGCAACTGACTTGGACTTAGAGCAAAAATTTATAACCTGGATGCCAGTGGCCCTTGATCATCAGCAACAAGCCTCACCAGATGCTGTCATTGAACATTCTAAGCTGCCTCTAGCCCTTTCCAAGGGAACCATTGAGAAACTGGAGACAACTTTACGGCATAAGTATCTGGCCTTTTTGTCAGGGCTGCCTGCTCTTTATTATGTGGCTCTCTCTAGGGCCATGGCCCCAGCAGTCACTTCTCAAGCTGTGATCACAGAGATGGTGCCTGAGCCTGTTGAACTCCCAGCAGAACCTCTGATTCAGGTGACCTCACCTGAGGAGCAAGGACTAAGTTCTGGGCCAGGCTTTCAAGATGCCAGTGAGGCTTGTGCAGACATTGCAGATGAATCCCAGGCTGAAGTGCAAGTAGATGGAACAACTGAGACGGTGCCTATAGAAAGCCAGACAGAGCCTGCAAGGCTTTACTCACTTGGGGAGCCCATCTTGGCCAAATTAAATTTCCATGTGAGAAAGAAGATCCTAGAGATAcaactgggaattcccataaagGCAAGGGAGTCCAGGGAACAAACTGTAGCAATTCCAGAGAACATATGCACACAGGAGTCTCTTGGGAGTCTAAACAACCAAGGCAAAACACTGctccaggaactccccattccacCAGATATGCCATGTGCCCCAGATCCAGAATGGCTCCATTTCAAAGAACAGCTGGCCACTGAGTTGAAGGCAGTTCATCAGAAACACAAGCAACTTAGTTCTAGTTTAGTGCCCCATGATGCTGTCCACTGGGCTTCTAAGATATCACAACCCAGTGGGGACATGACAGAATCCCAGGTGCTCTGTGTTCAGCTGGAGGCCAGTGTGAGCAGTCCCAGCCTAGAGGAACCCTGGAGCCCTGAGCCCCAGAGCCCTGACAAGAAAAAGGACTCAGCCCACAGCCCCACACTGGCAGAAAAGatagaagagaaaggcaaaccCAAATTGTCAGGGGACCATGGAGAAGGGGATGCTGGATTTTCACTCTCCTCCACTAGAGAAAAAAGCCAGTCTGCTGAAGCCCAGAGGCCAGAAAGAATGCTTTTGAACAGGACTCCCTGCAGCCCATGGCGACGGAGACATTGCATTCACCTTGACGCTCCCTGTCAACCCAGTCCCCAGCATCACCCTCAGCTTAAACTCCCAGAACTATCTCCTAGAGACCCTGGGGGGAAAGGCTCTGAGAAGAATGACCGGCAAGACAATCAAACCAAACTCAATGGCATCCTCAAACCAGCAAAAGTTTATAAGAATGCCCAGCCTAAGGTGCCCCAGGTGTCACAGGGCCAGCCTTTTCTGGGCCAGCTCATTTTGGATAAGCCATTGCAGGGCCAAACTTTACAAGGTCACATTTTGCAGAGGCAGATGATGCCAGGCCATACTCACAAGAGGCCCAGCCTTCCAGAATCtggtttaagaaataaaatgaaatcttttctgCACCGTATTAACCCCAAGACAAAAGGCAAAGGAAACGAGGAATCCATGCCTTCCACATCCAAGAAAGTGCCCAACaccaggaaagaaaatatggaaaagaactTGGCTCCAGCCAAAAGTCCCAAGGGTCGAACTAAGGCAGAGAAGACAAGAGGAGGGCCCAAGCCCCAGTTTCCCCCCACTGAGAAGCAAGTGGGCCTGGCCTTCTTGGATGTTTCCCATTACCCAGACCATAAGCTCTGGCACCACTCCCACTCCCATCAACTCTACTCTGCCTCAGTCCTAGGCATTCCCCGCCACTGTCCTCGGCACTGTCCTCGAGTGGCTCGTGCTACCCAACCAGGGAACCCCCCTAACACTCAACTCTCACCTCAGAGGGAAACATTGGCCTGCTCAAGAAGACCCAGTGCAGTCAGAAGACTTTGTAGTCTTTCCAACATCTGCATCCCTTGA